The Pyrus communis chromosome 2, drPyrComm1.1, whole genome shotgun sequence genome includes a window with the following:
- the LOC137726308 gene encoding cysteine-rich receptor-like protein kinase 10, with product MPAMDSSRFLFCLLPILFLMINQALGQVPDFLYHFCTNERGNYTTNSTYQTNLNRLLSSLPSNESGNGYGFYNASYRLNLSNEHIYAIGLCRGDVKAEDCRRCLNNSRYALPQLCPNQKEAIGWYDNCMLRYSNRSIYDVMETSPSFYMWNKNNISSSGLDGFNQELSKVLASIRSEAAAGGSLRKFAFRNTSAPTFQTIFAFAQCTPDISEQECSDCLVGAFGDIPNCCDGKEGGRVYRPSCYFRFEVYRIIDPTTVKQLPSPPPIHSPPPSTNTTNTSQGSKRSKSRTVIIIVVPIIASLVLLMFMGICLRVRKAKKKLQSNLIPGEDVDEIGSAESLQFNFDTIGVATDDFSEANKLGQGGFGSVYKGRLLNGEEIAVKRLSVNSGQGDLEFKNEVLLVAKLQHRNLVRLLGFCLEGVERLLIYEFVPNASLDHIIFDPMKRAQLDWDRRYKIIVGITRGLIYLHEDSRLRIIHRDLKASNILIDEEMSPKISDFGMAKLFRVDQTQGNTSRIVGTYGYMAPEYAMHGHFSVKSDVYSFGVLVLEIVSGQKNNFFRHGENVEDLLSYAWKCWREGTASNLIDPTLTNGSRNEIMRCIHIGLLCVQENIVDRPTMNAIVLMLNSYSVTLPIPSQPAFFRDSNIGSDMSLGWKNSSEVITTGSDRSKSNSVKAPENEVSLITEVHPR from the exons atgCCAGCAATGGATTCCTCAAGATTTCTATTCTGCCTCCTTCCCATTCTGTTTCTCATGATTAATCAAGCCCTTGGTCAAGTTCCAGATTTTCTATACCACTTCTGCACAAACGAACGTGGAAACTATACCACCAATAGTACCTATCAGACAAACCTCAACCGCCTCCTCTCCTCCCTGCCCTCCAACGAAAGCGGCAATGGGTATGGCTTTTACAATGCATCCTATCGCCTAAACTTGTCGAACGAGCACATTTATGCAATCGGACTTTGTAGAGGAGATGTCAAGGCGGAAGATTGCCGTCGCTGCCTAAATAATTCCCGATATGCTCTCCCTCAGCTTTGCCCTAATCAGAAGGAAGCAATCGGTTGGTATGACAATTGCATGTTACGCTACTCAAACCGCTCCATCTATGACGTCATGGAAACTAGTCCTTCTTTCTATATGTGGAACAAAAATAACATATCGTCGTCGGGCCTGGATGGATTCAACCAAGAGCTAAGTAAGGTACTGGCCAGCATAAGAAGTGAAGCTGCAGCTGGCGGTTCTCTTCGGAAATTTGCATTCAGAAACACAAGTGCCCCAACTTTCCAAACAATATTTGCATTCGCGCAATGCACGCCAGACATATCAGAGCAAGAGTGCAGTGATTGCTTAGTTGGGGCTTTTGGAGATATCCCCAATTGTTGTGACGGGAAAGAAGGTGGGAGAGTTTATAGACCTAGCTGTTACTTTAGATTCGAGGTTTACCGCATCATTGACCCTACAACTGTCAAACAACTGCCATCTCCGCCACCAATACATTCACCTCCACCATCAACcaataccacaaacacttcacAAG GATCAAAGAGAAGCAAGTCTCGGACTGTCATCATTATTGTTGTGCCAATTATTGCTTCTTTGGTACTACTAATGTTCATGGGCATTTGTCTAAGAGTACGGAAGGCAAAGAAAAAGCTTCAAAGTAATTTAATTCCAG GTGAAGATGTGGACGAAATTGGAAGTGCAGAATCCTTGCAATTCAATTTTGACACCATTGGAGTTGCCACAGATGACTTTTCTGAAGCCAATAAACTAGGACAAGGGGGATTTGGTTCTGTTTACAAG GGTAGGTTATTGAATGGAGAAGAAATAGCAGTGAAAAGGCTCTCCGTAAATTCTGGACAAGGAGATTTGGAGTTTAAAAATGAGGTCTTGTTAGTGGCAAAGCTTCAACACCGAAACTTAGTTAGGCtcttgggtttttgtttggaagGAGTTGAAAGGCTTCTTATTTATGAGTTTGTCCCTAATGCAAGTCTAGACCATATTATATTTg ATCCAATGAAGCGCGCACAACTGGATTGGGATAGACGCTACAAAATCATAGTAGGCATTACTCGAGGACTCATTTACCTTCATGAGGATTCCCGCCTTAGAATTATTCATCGTGATCTCAAAGCCAGTAATATCTTGATAGATGAAGAAATGAGTCCCAAGATATCAGATTTTGGCATGGCAAAATTGTTTAGGGTTGATCAAACACAAGGCAATACCAGTCGAATTGTGGGGACCTA TGGATATATGGCTCCAGAATATGCGATGCATGGGCACTTTTCTGTTAAGTCGGATGTCTATAGTTTTGGTGTCTTAGTTTTGGAGATAGTGAGcggacaaaaaaataatttctttcgTCATGGCGAGAACGTGGAGGATCTTCTAAGCTAC GCATGGAAATGTTGGAGGGAAGGGACAGCTTCAAATCTAATAGATCCCACGTTGACGAACGGttcaagaaatgaaataatgagaTGCATCCATATTGGGTTACTATGTGTGCAAGAAAATATAGTTGATCGGCCAACCATGAATGCTATTGTTCTAATGCTTAATAGTTACTCAGTCACACTTCCAATACCCTCACAACCAGCATTTTTCAGAGATAGTAACATTGGATCTGACATGTCTTTGGGATGGAAGAATAGTTCGGAGGTGATTACAACCGGATCGGATCGATCCAAGAGCAACTCTGTCAAAGCACCAGAAAATGAGGTTTCATTGATCACCGAAGTACATCCTAGATAG
- the LOC137725314 gene encoding sulfite exporter TauE/SafE family protein 2-like → MDNQKLTCLTLSLSIFLITFTHSQAKQTEPISDALRINNFLNQTYQWLSHQRAQLQETQLKFSAPIVLAGIFCFIAASISSAGGIGGGGLFIPILTLVAGLDLRTASSLSAFMVTGGSVANVMYNLCIKSSKFGGKTLIDYDIALLSEPCMLLGVSLGVICNLVFPEWLTTILFALFLAWCTSRSCKNGLVRWEMESEELLRMRNHCENLEQKEIEAPLLGTKGNCKLGIPWTKMGVLVLVWCSFCLVYLLRGNRYGQGITQIEPCGMAYWALSSIQIPLAIIYTAWMLCKKENLQPHTLNQKDIQDLQNVGPSKLVFPLMALLAGILGGVFGIGGGMLISPLLLQVGVAPEVTAATCSFMVFFSSSMSAFQYLLLGMEHADTALIFAIVCFVASLLGLVVLQRAIKVYGRASLIVFSVSIVMALSTVLMTTFGALEVWRDFVSENYMGFKLPC, encoded by the exons ATGGACAACCAAAAACTCACATGCTTAACTCTTTCCCTTTCAATATTTCTCATCACCTTCACTCATTCACAAGCAAAACAAACTGAACCCATCTCAGATGCCCTCAGAATCAACAACTTCCTCAACCAGACCTACCAATGGCTGAGCCACCAAAGAGCACAGCTCCAAGAGACCCAGCTCAAATTCTCAGCCCCCATTGTCCTTGCCGGAATATTCTGCTTCATAGCCGCCTCCATATCAAGTGCCGGCGGAATCGGAGGTGGCGGGCTCTTCATCCCTATACTAACACTAGTGGCAGGCCTAGACCTGAGAACAGCCTCGAGTCTCTCAGCTTTCATGGTCACAGGAGGGTCAGTTGCAAATGTTATGTACAACTTGTGCATCAAAAGTTCCAAATTTGGAGGCAAAACTCTAATAGATTATGACATAGCTCTTCTATCAGAGCCATGCATGTTGCTCGGAGTGAGCCTTGGAGTGATTTGCAACCTTGTTTTTCCAGAGTGGCTGACTACTATTCTCTTTGCTCTATTTCTTGCTTGGTGTACCTCAAGGAGCTGCAAAAATGGGTTGGTGCGTTGGGAAATGGAGTCAGAAGAGCTGTTGAGGATGAGAAATCATTGTGAAaatttggagcaaaaggaaatAGAGGCACCCCTTTTGGGGACAAAAGGAAATTGCAAACTAGGGATTCCATGGACAAAAATGGGGGTCTTAGTTCTGGTTTGGTGCTCTTTCTGCCTCGTCTATCTTCTCCGCGGTAATCGGTATGGACAG GGTATCACACAAATAGAGCCTTGTGGAATGGCTTATTGGGCTCTCTCATCAATCCAAATCCCTCTTGCCATAATCTATACAGCCTGGATGCTATGCAAAAAAGAGAACCTTCAACCTCATACTTTAAACCAAAAG GATATTCAGGACCTGCAAAATGTTGGACCATCGAAGCTAGTTTTCCCATTAATGGCACTACTAGCAGGGATTTTGGGGGGTGTTTTTGGGATTGGAGGTGGAATGCTTATaagccctcttcttcttcaagttgGGGTAGCACCTGAG GTAACGGCGGCCACTTGTTCGTTCATGGTATTCTTCTCGTCTTCCATGTCGGCATTTCAGTACTTGTTACTGGGCATGGAGCACGCAGATACTGCACTCATCTTCGCCATCGTGTGCTTCGTTGCATCGCTTCTCGGACTGGTGGTGCTACAGAGAGCAATCAAAGTGTATGGAAGGGCTTCTCTAATTGTGTTCTCAGTTAGTATAGTGATGGCTTTGAGCACTGTTCTGATGACTACCTTTGGGGCTCTTGAAGTGTGGAGAGATTTTGTATCTGAAAATTACATGGGATTCAAACTACCATGTTAA